A genome region from Carya illinoinensis cultivar Pawnee chromosome 2, C.illinoinensisPawnee_v1, whole genome shotgun sequence includes the following:
- the LOC122300447 gene encoding transcription termination factor MTERF6, chloroplastic/mitochondrial-like — protein MFYFLCKTIRNGRYANATPLPIHKLGFLQPPSLSLKYISSTSDQQPFAVSYLINALGLSPEVAVSASRYVSFETPEKADSVINFFKSLAFSETQISNVVRRLPTVLLSDTNKTLFPKIEFFASKGISRRDLAKMLSAYPTLLKRSLEKQIIPSFDFFKDLLQSEDMTVHAIKRFPGMLVLDLETYVAPNINSLRENGVPECHIRTLLKYQPRSLMVNPVRFREIIEEVNEIGFNPLRLKFALAVFAFRAMSKSTWESKVDVYKKWGWSEDEVFVAFKRHPWCMMASKDKIMGVMDFFVNKMSLEPSVVVKRPSLVSLSLEKRLIPRGLVIQVLFAKGLVKKDISMSSLFECPDETFLRKFVMPHKEEASELLKLCREDIRSLEMKR, from the coding sequence ATGTTTTATTTTCTCTGCAAaaccatacgaaatgggagataCGCTAATGCAACTCCCCTACCAATACACAAACTGGGTTTTCTGCAGCCCCCATCTTTATCTCTGAAATACATCTCAAGCACTTCCGATCAACAACCTTTCGCAGTCTCATACCTCATAAATGCACTTGGATTGTCCCCAGAAGTTGCTGTATCAGCTTCCAGATATGTTAGCTTCGAAACCCCAGAGAAAGCAGACTCCGTGATTAACTTTTTCAAGAGCCTTGCATTCTCTGAAACCCAGATCTCGAACGTTGTCAGAAGACTCCCCACGGTGCTTTTGTCTGATACAAATAAAACCCTTTTTCCCAAAATTGAATTCTTTGCCTCTAAGGGCATTTCAAGACGTGACCTTGCCAAAATGTTATCTGCGTACCCTACTCTTCTTAAAAGAAGCTTAGAAAAACAAATTATCCCGTCTTTTGATTTCTTTAAAGATTTGCTTCAGTCTGAGGACATGACCGTTCATGCAATAAAACGATTTCCGGGTATGCTTGTACTTGATCTTGAAACTTATGTGGCGCCTAATATCAATTCACTGAGAGAGAACGGAGTGCCTGAGTGTCATATTCGTACTCTACTTAAATACCAGCCTAGATCTCTCATGGTCAATCCAGTTCGGTTTAGAGAGATTATAGAGGAAGTGAATGAAATAGGATTCAATCCTTTGAGGTTGAAATTTGCTCTTGCGGTATTTGCTTTCCGAGCAATGAGCAAATCAACATGGGAAAGCAAGGTTGATGTTTACAAGAAATGGGGTTGGTCTGAGGATGAGGTTTTTGTGGCATTTAAAAGACATCCCTGGTGCATGATGGCTTCTAAAGATAAGATTATGGGGGtaatggatttttttgtcaACAAGATGAGTTTGGAGCCTTCGGTTGTTGTCAAACGCCCGTCACTTGTTTCTCTTAGCTTGGAAAAGCGATTGATTCCTAGGGGTTTGGTTATTCAAGTTTTGTTCGCAAAAGGTTTGGTGAAGAAGGATATTAGCATGTCTTCTTTGTTCGAATGTCCTGATGAGACGTTTCTGAGGAAGTTTGTCATGCCTCACAAGGAGGAAGCTTCTGAACTCTTGAAGCTATGCAGAGAGGACATCAGATCTTTGGAGATGAAAAGATAA
- the LOC122300448 gene encoding E3 ubiquitin-protein ligase Topors, with product MKREKFFSEVIWPAIRGKSCPICLKDLEFRRVAVLTVCTHAYCVECIRKWSNLRRRCPLCNADFDSWFCKINLSSRTFCKERLSALSNRTRNVDVEVVLSRRIDPRRIVRRTRDELYAVSRRTRPLPWQRLFGRPGSVPPDVIAERILKWRASIYGLGLRAIPLSPRNCIEQNFLGNIVAREKILQRIEPWIRRELQAILGDPDPSVIVHVATSLFIASLEKKNNANSEQLDGEDNLMAPLRPFLQDRTNMFLHELRCFAESSLNVDAYDAVVEYE from the exons ATGAAGCGCGAGAAGTTCTTCTCGGAGGTAATTTGGCCTGCAATTCGGGGTAAATCTTGTCCGATCTGCCTCAAAGATCTTGAATTTCGCAGAGTGGCGGTGCTCACGGTGTGCACGCACGCCTACTGCGTGGAATGCATTCGTAAATGGAGCAACTTGAGAAGAAGATGCCCCCTCTGTAACGCCGACTTCGATTCCTGGTTCTGCAAAATCAACCTTTCTTCTCGAACTTTCTGCAAGGAGAGATTATCTGCTTTGAGTAATCGTACAAGAAACGTCGACGTTGAAGTTGTGTTGAGCCGACGAATTGATCCTCGGAG GATAGTTCGAAGAACAAGAGACGAATTATATGCTGTTAGCCGTCGGACAAGGCCGCTACCATGGCAGCGATTGTTTGGACGGCCAGGATCTGTGCCGCCTGATGTTATTGCTGAAAGAATACTTAAATGGCGTGCCAG CATATATGGCCTAGGCTTGCGAGCTATTCCTTTATCTCCCCGAAACTGTATTGAGCAG AATTTCTTGGGAAATATTGTTGCgagagaaaaaatattacaGAGAATAGAGCCATGGATTCGGAGGGAGCTGCAGGCTATCCTCGGGGATCCAGATCCATCTGTTATTGTTCATGTAGCCACCTCACTTTTCATAGCTAgccttgaaaagaaaaataatgccAATTCCGAACAGCTCGATGGTGAAGATAACCTCATGGCACCTTTGCGTCCTTTCTTGCAAGACAGAACGAATATGTTTTTGCATGAATTAAG ATGTTTTGCAGAGAGTTCGTTAAACGTGGATGCGTATGATGCTGTGGTCGAATATGAGTAG